Proteins from a single region of Spirochaetota bacterium:
- a CDS encoding AraC family transcriptional regulator, whose amino-acid sequence MELTFEKDYPFIIYRYRIPSELKALHLHNCFEIGLIENGAGAFHVDRKSYQFRAGDIFVISRLEAHRARTNGGASDALFIYVSDTFLENVVSFTGERTIYGLFSLAGIANQYRDEGDASLIRGVFTAHTADHRPLVRSMMAELLVRIAGRYRRVIQSARGTDDFGDSLLAVYEHINRNFSHGIDADELAAIAGQSPSHFRRLFKRYAGTSPRDYITARRLKNAYLLIHERGMKAAEAARESGFQSYALFHRLFTREYKMPPVAVKRSGKKGKTTEEKQRE is encoded by the coding sequence ATGGAACTCACGTTCGAGAAAGACTATCCGTTCATCATCTATCGATACCGCATCCCCTCGGAACTGAAAGCGCTCCATCTGCATAATTGCTTCGAGATAGGGCTCATCGAGAACGGCGCGGGCGCGTTCCATGTCGACAGAAAATCGTATCAGTTCCGCGCGGGCGATATATTCGTCATATCACGCCTTGAGGCCCATCGTGCACGGACGAACGGCGGCGCGTCCGACGCGTTATTCATCTATGTCAGCGATACGTTCCTGGAGAACGTCGTGTCATTCACCGGTGAGCGCACGATATACGGACTTTTCTCCCTTGCCGGCATCGCGAATCAGTATCGGGACGAGGGCGATGCGTCGCTCATACGCGGCGTTTTCACTGCGCATACGGCGGATCACAGGCCGCTCGTGCGTTCGATGATGGCCGAGCTCCTTGTCCGCATCGCCGGGCGATACCGACGCGTCATACAGAGCGCGCGCGGTACCGACGATTTCGGCGATTCGCTCCTTGCCGTCTATGAACACATCAACAGGAATTTTTCGCACGGCATCGATGCCGATGAGCTCGCGGCGATAGCGGGACAGAGCCCGTCACATTTCCGGCGGCTCTTTAAGCGCTACGCCGGAACAAGTCCGCGTGACTACATCACCGCACGGCGGCTTAAGAACGCGTACCTCCTCATACACGAGCGCGGTATGAAAGCGGCGGAAGCGGCCCGTGAGTCGGGGTTTCAGAGCTATGCGCTCTTTCACCGGCTGTTCACCCGCGAATACAAAATGCCGCCAGTCGCGGTGAAACGATCGGGCAAGAAGGGGAAAACCACAGAGGAAAAGCAGAGGGAATAA